A genomic stretch from Ovis canadensis isolate MfBH-ARS-UI-01 breed Bighorn chromosome 5, ARS-UI_OviCan_v2, whole genome shotgun sequence includes:
- the LOC138441119 gene encoding coiled-coil domain-containing protein 179-like produces MCLCCREDESVQVNPESSSWRHPAEVTQRQSTAKRIEHMRNLWKQKRKFNKRFARPAPVPEPGLLWT; encoded by the coding sequence ATGTGCCTGTGCTGTAGGGAGGACGAGTCTGTCCAAGTCAACCCCGAAAGCTCGAGCTGGCGGCATCCTGCAGAAGTCACTCAAAGGCAGTCCACAGCTAAACGTATTGAGCATATGAGAAACCTTtggaaacagaagaggaaatttaATAAACGGTTTGCAAGGCCTGCGCCTGTTCCAGAACCAGGACTCCTATGGACATAA